In a genomic window of Tamandua tetradactyla isolate mTamTet1 chromosome 17, mTamTet1.pri, whole genome shotgun sequence:
- the ANKRD23 gene encoding LOW QUALITY PROTEIN: ankyrin repeat domain-containing protein 23 (The sequence of the model RefSeq protein was modified relative to this genomic sequence to represent the inferred CDS: inserted 1 base in 1 codon) has protein sequence MDIFSVQQLVSGERGDGKVLGIGRGVHDPGGWXPPEAVARERQRLEEKRKKLEGFNSSRLNLNSVADLENMVQRWREKRLKRRVPPRDPKPPAELQPQAQLEPVALERLLKAAAENQEGLVDTYLRDGGDPNACDQLRRTVLHWACLRGHRLLDAGANVDARDLLDRTPVFWACRGGHLAILQQLLNQGAQVNTWDKIRSTPLHVAVRTRHCNCLELLVTCGAHLDTQDKEGDTALHEAVRHGHYKAMKLLLLYGAQLGVQNTALMTLVQLARDWQRGIREALQAHARHPCTWC, from the exons ATGGACATCTTCAGTGTCCAGCAGTTG GTAAGTGGTGAGAGAGGTGATGGGAAAGTGCTGGGGATTGGACGTGGCGTTCATGACCCTGGAGGCT GACCCCCAGAGGCCGTGGCCCGGGAGAGGCAGAGActagaagagaagaggaagaaa CTTGAAGGGTTTAACAGTTCCAGACTGAATCTGAACAGTGTGGCTGACTTAGAAAACATGGTTcaaagatggagagagaagcgACTAAAACGCAGAGTGCCCCCCAGGGACCCCAAGCCCCCAGCTGAG ctgcagCCCCAGGCCCAACTGGAGCCCGTGGCCCTGGAGAGGCTCCTGAAGGCAGCTGCTGAGAACCAGGAGGGCCTGGTCGACACATACCTGAGAGATGGAGGGGACCCCAATGCCTGTGACCAA CTTCGCCGGACAGTCTTGCACTGGGCCTGCCTGAGAGGTCACAGGCTGCTGGATGCGGGTGCCAACGTGGATGCTCGGGACTTG CTGGACAGGACACCTGTGTTCTGGGCCTGCCGTGGAGGACACCTGGCTATCCTTCAACAGCTGCTTAACCAGGGAGCCCAAGTCAACACCTGGGACAAG ATCCGGAGCACCCCCCTCCACGTGGCTGTGCGGACCAGGCACTGCAACTGCCTGGAGCTCCTGGTCACGTGTGGAGCCCATCTCGACACCCAGGACAAG GAAGGGGACACGGCCCTCCACGAGGCTGTGCGGCATGGTCACTACAAAGCCATGAAGCTGCTGCTGCTGTACGGAGCCCAGCTGGGTGTGCAGAACACG GCGTTGATGACCCTAGTGCAGCTGGCACGAGACTGGCAGCGGGGCATCCGGGAAGCGCTGCAGGCCCACGCCAGGCACCCTTGTACCTGGTGCTGA